Below is a genomic region from Seriola aureovittata isolate HTS-2021-v1 ecotype China chromosome 23, ASM2101889v1, whole genome shotgun sequence.
gcagcaCTTGTAGAATACAGAAGAACTTTATTAGACTGACGCGTTTCGGCTTGTGGGCTCCACCAGGGTCATCATCACATATCACATgtaacattcaaataaaataggTATGAAACTATACCGCTTTACACCATCAAGTTATAttctcattttttattgaagttttttGGGGGGCTGCTATGCCATATCAAATGGACACATTTGGGACAATCCTTCTCCAGGCTATGAACTACACATGGCGGCACCCAGGTCCTCTATTGGACATTCTCCACCAGCCTGAGACAACGATTGGCCCAACCCACCTTTGTAGAAGCTCCGTAGGCAGATATGTATGTGCTGAcatatgattggctgtttttttttgtttcatacgTATCCTATTTAAATGTTTGGTGTGATATGTTCTCTGATGACCCTGATGAAACCCACAAGCTGAAACGCGTCAGTCAaataaagttcttctgtttactaCAGGTGCTGCTCtttggatgttttctgtctcagtccaggtttataaaaacacactgagtgaatctccctctgctcctcttcacAAAGACATAACAAATTCAATGTTACCGTGATAGCACCACAGACAGATCAATCAACAGGAACATGGATCACACCTCCACAGGATACAACCTGACCTCATGCTCATCAAAGCTCTGCTCCACGGCGGACAAACCCTCCACAGGCTGTTCTGTCAGTGAAACATCTGATTAATCAATCATACTTTGATGAGCTGTACATGGAGCCAATCAACACTCAGAGCTCAGTGTCCTGAACAGAGCAGTGATGTGATTGGTCAGACCGAGTCTTCATGAGGAGGACTAAAGACCAGATCATCATCAGCTCAGCAGGACTGTGGGACTGAGGAGATCTGGATTCACGGTGactgtgtgaacacaaacaggaagttcagAGATCGGCTGGTGGTTTCTCCACAGCTGTAGTGACTGATGATGTCAGCACAGACTGAGGTCAGGgttcaaacagaaacactcaaacacaactGCTGAGCATCTCTGACAACAACATCAGCTGAACCCCAAACCTTCATCTTGACAGCTGAGGCTCAGAGACTCCACTGCTGACCAGGTTCTTCCGGTCTTGGTGTTGAGCTGGTTTAacaggacctggacctgaatGTGTTGTGGACTCCGTGGAGAAGAAACTGGTCCTGATCTTCTGGTCCGACTCTGAGTCTGAAGGCAAAACGTGTCCACTGCTGGATCTGGTGTCCAGCTCAGTTCGGTGTACCGTAAGGCTCCACccccatcaccatcaccatcatcaccctCACCCTCGGACTTGACTAAATTTCCCttataaaacacataaacacagacaacaacataaacactgaGCAGCTGAATGATGTCATCTCAGTCCTCTCAGTGATTGGCTGCTCAGACTTTGGTCACATGGAggtgtttgtgaggtcactgtgacatcgtCCTATAAAAACAGTGTTCAAATGTTCGTGTGAACCTCGGCTGCTTCACAATGAGGTCAGATCCTGGACCTCCAGCAGCATGGCGTCCTGCTCAGTCCTCAGCTGGTCCCGGACCTGGAGGCGACCCACAAGGTCCGAGCTCAggtctgacagagacagatcaGAAAGACACAGGTCAAAATACAGATGTGGATGAAGAGCAGGTGAGCGGGTCTGTGAGCAGGTCTGTGAGCGGGTCTGTGAGCAGGTCTGTGAGCGGGTCTGTGAGCAGGTCTGTGAGCGGGTCTGTGAGCAGGTCTGTGAGCGGGTCTGTGAGCAGGTCTGTGAGCGGGTCTGTGAGCAGGTCTGTGAGCGGGTCTGTGAGCGGGTCTGTGAGCGGGTCTGTGAGCAGGTCTGTGAGCGGGTCTGTGAGCAGGTCTGTGAGCGGGTCTGTGAGCAGGTCTGTCTGTGAGCAGGTCTGTGAGCGGGTCTGTCTGTGAGCGGGTCTGTCTGTGAGCAGGTCTGTGAGCAGGTCTGTCTGTGAGCAGGTCTGTGAGCGGGTCTGTCTGTGAGCAGGTCTTTCTGTGAGCAGGTCTGTCTGTGAACAGGTCTGTGAGCAGGTCTGTCTGTGAACGGGTCTGTGAACAGGTCTGTGAACAGGTCTGTGAGCGGGTCTGTCTGTGAGCGGGTCTGTGAACAGGTCTGTGAGCAGGTCTGTGAACAGATCTGTCTGTGAACAGGTCTGTCTGTGAGCGGGTCTGTGAACAGGTCTGTCTGTGAGCAGGTCTGTGAACGGGTCTGTGAACAGGTCTGTGAGCAGGTCTGTCTGTGAGCAGGTCTGTGAGCGGGTCTGTCTGTGAGCGGGTCTGTCTGTGAGCGGGTCTGTGAGCAGGTCTGTGAACAGGTCTGTCTGTGAGTAGGTCTGTGAGCGGGTCTGTACCTTGGATGGTCTGGCGGAGAGAATCGCAGAGAGAACTGAGCTCCTTTAAACTGAAGCTCTGTAGATCACTACGCTCCACATGTCTCCTCTGGACCACCGGACCAGTCTGAGCTGcagtctgaggaggaggaagagcagagggaggagggagaacaggagaggagggaggaaaggagggaggaggaggagagttgTGATCAGCTGATACAGAGCTACATCACCACAGTCTGACAGACTCCTCCTGTCACAGCAGCCTCACCAGGGTCTTGTGGTCTGTGGTCCTCAGCCGGTCTCGGAGACTCCTCAGGGTGCTCCTGAAGCCTCTGGACTTCGGTTTCTCTGGCTTAGAAGCAGTTGGAGGATTCTTCTGAACCTGGACAGTCCCTCTCTGTAACAGAGGCGGGAGGAGGATGTGATTTAAACTCTTCCAGCTCCACAGAGGTCACTCAGGTCCAGATCTGCTGGATCATACTGAACTGGTTTTAGTTACCCGGGAGCTGGAGCTCTCCTTCTTGCTGttatctccctctttctcctcttcttcctcactctcACTGTTGTTGATGAAGCAGAGCTGAAGATTCATCTGTGTCTGCAGCCTGGAGGACACACAACAGTCGGACACATTCTAGATTGATACTGGTGCTGGTTCAGGGACTGGTCTCCAGAAACAAGACACAGACTGAGGTCAGACTGTGTGAACTAGATTAACACCCCATTACTTTATAACATAACATTTGTAGCTGCTGGGCTCTactcatatactgtaaataaagatggacgtagcctctgtgatgtcacccacaggtctctgaagagtggttttgaagctcagagtgagctgctcactgtcgccatcttggcagtgtctgactccgcccctaactcccagctaatccagaaatggacaaagaggtgaGGCGTctgtggagccgagacttcggcTCATGACGGTTAatggcaagcatacgctcgcccacctgtcactcaaagaagcacgccctcaattctacaGAACTTCAGTCCtaattcaaatgtaaacaggtgagttatataaacaggtgtcatgaaggagcaaattagctctagagagcaaaactgtttttgtaccaggctgtaaacatgtttatttctgctgtaaagttggattTTAACATGGGATTCTatggagactgactcactgttggagccagactctagtggccattagaggaactgcagtttttgggtcttcagtgttggcttcagttTTTAACCCCCGGCTTTTTACAACAGGTAAAGATGACTGTGACACTCAGGACCACGCTCATGATCAATAACTACATCAGCATCCTTCATCCTGATGCTGAAGTCAACATCTTCACAGCTCCACATTTCTGTTGCAGCCTGTGAACCTGGACAGGTGATCAGTGTATCAGGAGAGTGTGTACCGGGAGGTGAGGGCCAGGACGTGGCTGTTGCAGGCGTCGTCTCCGTCCTCccagctctctgctctcctgcctctctcctccgACCAGCTCACCGgagctctgcctctctccagaGGGACTCCACTCTGAAACCACACGACAGTTACACAACAGGTCACGTCAAGtcggtggggtggggggggggggtgggggggtgttctGGATTTTTGCCCTCATTCCAAAAAAGACAACCTTCCTCCTAAGCTGTTTATGTGGCTATGAACATGACTACTCCACTAATATTCCTGTTTACATGCAGTCATACATACTCTGATTAACTTCAATTAAAAAAGTCTGTGTTGTGATATTTGTGCACATCCAAAAAACCTGTTGATACACAAGTCTCGAGGCTGTATGTCATGAGCTGCTGTAAAAACCCAACCAAGACACATGTTCTGAATGAACGGTTTACATGTCCACAGACTGCTCCGAAAACCTGAATAATATCAGCATATCCCACATGTGTCAATATTAAAATGCTGAATTCAGAATAACCAAACAGAATATGCTGTTAACATCACCTGTATCAACTTCAGAATATTGTCATGTTTGGgaaaaaatagtgaaatattAGTGTGTATTTAAACATACGGACTGTGTCGGTCTAAATGTGGTCTGAGACAGAACAGATCAACACCCAATACTCATCATGAGGATTTGTTTTCCATGAGCCACAAAACATCATAGATCTAGGATTAACACTCTAGATTAACAGACTCAGGATTAACAGACCTGGGATTAACAGACTCAGGAATAACAGACCTGGGATTAACACCCTGGAATAACAGACTCTGGATTAACAGACTCAGGATTAACAGACTCAGTAGTAACAGACCTAGGATTAACAGACCTGGGATTAACAGACCTGGGATTAACAGATTTAGGATTAACAGACCTAGGATTAACTCTCTGGATTAACAGACTATGACCTCTTACCTTtgcctttttctccttcttctcctcctcttgtttctcCAGCTCAGCGATGCGCAGGCTCAGCGCCTCCCAGTGCATGATGGGAAGGCCCAGATTGTCCTCACCGTAGCCTTCCTGCCACACCAGCGCTGCACCCTCCgaatcttcatcctcctcctcctcttcgttGTCGGCATCATCATCGCTCCTCCTGTCATCCTCTGCCTCGTtactctccttctcctcccgcTGTcgctccttctctccctccatctgcaGAGGTGGGAGGACACAGGTTTATCCCAGTGATACCTGTACTTTATCCCAGTGTAACCAGTACAGTACCAGAAACACACTGCCCAGTGCTCAGAGAGTAACATGGTGTCAAAGGATTCGGAGTTTGTCCACTGTAGTTTTATTTCTGCCGGGGTGAAGAGGAAACAACCAGAGTGTCTCATGTAATCACATCCACAGAGCTGACCACCCGTCTGTTTGAATAATAAACCCTGCAGGTCACTGAACACCTACAGCTGTGTTGAaggtatttttatgaaataaaaaaaaacagtggagaCAGAAGTATGAGCATGAATACAGACTCCAACTGACTCATCCTCAGTCAGCTTCAATTGATCTCAGATCACACAGACTGAGTAGTTACACCTTCATGTCGAGAAATAAACTACAGAAAATATCATTGATTCTGGTCCATGAATGTATGCTCAAGTTTATAATGTTGATCATTTCAATCTAATTTTTACCAGTTTTAGACACATTTGATTTTAACAAAGCTCTGttgtttagtccagtggttctcaaagtttttcacatcaaggaccctaAAGTGACACTGattagaccacagacccccatCTGATAAAATGTTGACCTTTAGATGTTtaattacagaaagtgtttaaaCCCACAACCAAAATAGTCaaacattctgtcattgtgttaatTATGTATGAAattatagagaaaataaatgttctttttgCCTCCAGGgaccccctcaaggacccctgggggtccTCAGGGGCAAAAAGAAGAACCACTGGTTTAGACAACGTTTAACATCTGAGGACTTTGGCGTCTTTTGTTGAATAGAGAACgaagattaaaacaaacagaagactTGTTTTAGTGTCACAGTCAAATTTATATTTACTCTGTCATAAACAGCTTTGTTGTCATTAATATCCAACAGTAAGATGATGGTCAGATTAATAATGGCTGCTGGCGTTTGTGGTACCTCAGGGCTTTAGACCCCGGCTGAGACATCAAACTAAGTGgtggtctgtggtctgtggtGGTCTCTGTCTGAGGGGGTCTACTGGTTTCTGCAGACATGGTAATGCTGAGCAGGCAGAATGAGACTAtatcagcagacagacagtcagaacTGGTTCATCACTTCATAGTAACTATAAAGTAATATGTAAAGTAATGAgtataaaaaacaacagtaacgTTCACTAACATTAAAACTCTTGAGTTTGTTCCTTCAGACGTTTTAAACAGAGTTTAACTGTGTTTATCTCTTCACGTCTGTGCAACAGTAACAGTGACTAACACTGAGGGTGAGGACAGGCCCGATGATCCGGATCATCTGACACCAGGTTCAACACTGGACAGGAAGAACCGCAGAAACGAGCAGAAACAGGAATAAAGTCCAGTTCCCATGTGTCTGTCCCGGGTCCAGGGGGGTCAGAATGAAAACCTTCAGtctttaaataaagtaaaaccGGACTCACCTCAGTCTCCGACACTGACTCAACTACTGACGTCGTTCTCCACAGTTTTGCCACATtgctcagctcctcctcctcctcatcttcctccttccctcctttccccTCGACTTTCCTTAAACTTCTGGAAAAGGTGTCCCGAGGAGCCGCTCAGACCCGGTCCGGCTCAGTCCGCTCTCTAACCCGGACCGTGTCCCGGTGGTCCTATCACTGTGCCTCTATCAGGCCAGAAACCCGTTCAGCCCGGACCCGGACCCCCGAACAAAAGGAACTTGAGGAATTTCACAACAGGAACATTTGGACTGAAGACTCTTCTCTGGCACTTCCTGTCgctgctttcaaaataaaggcctTCTTCAGCCGCCCTAATCAAGCAGCACCCCCACTTACTGCCATCATGTCGACGCGACAGTCCCACTGACCCGGGgaaacatttataaaacaacttttattcCCGCTGAGACCTTGAATCAGCGATTTTCCTGTTGAGGTGGAGCAGActagacctggacctggactagACCTGTTCAGTGAAGCTGCTGCGGGACACACAGACCGGGACAGAGGTCAAAAATATGGAAACCCTATCCTGTCACAACTTCATAAActatgaagaaataaaagtttcatcaatgtgtgtgtgtgtgtgtgtgtgtgtgtgtgtgtgtaaacattctttgttttttgattcCATCACTTTTAGTGAGGATAaacttttaaaattgttttttttaaaaaggaaaatgaatgtttCTGCTTCAGAACAATTACATC
It encodes:
- the si:dkey-6n21.12 gene encoding schwannomin-interacting protein 1; protein product: MEGEKERQREEKESNEAEDDRRSDDDADNEEEEEDEDSEGAALVWQEGYGEDNLGLPIMHWEALSLRIAELEKQEEEKKEKKAKSGVPLERGRAPVSWSEERGRRAESWEDGDDACNSHVLALTSRLQTQMNLQLCFINNSESEEEEEKEGDNSKKESSSSRRGTVQVQKNPPTASKPEKPKSRGFRSTLRSLRDRLRTTDHKTLTAAQTGPVVQRRHVERSDLQSFSLKELSSLCDSLRQTIQDLSSDLVGRLQVRDQLRTEQDAMLLEVQDLTSL